Sequence from the Methanobacterium alkalithermotolerans genome:
TATCTTCCCTATCAACCCGGGTTAAATTGGCCAGTAAAAAAAGGGCAAAATCCCTATGATATGAATTTTCATGATTTAAAAGAGATCTAAAATCATCCCAGTACTTATAAAATAAGTGGGGATGTAGTTTAGCTGCCCGGGATATTATATAATAAGAGTGATAGTAAACCATTATTTGGGGGTGATTCAACATTAAATTAACAATCTCATCCCGCAGTTCAGGATCATCCACTATTTTTTTAGCAAATTTATTTATATTTGCGTTTTTACGAGATATTTCTAAGATTAAATCATTTTTGGAATTCATTTTTACCCCAGCGCTAAGTGAAATCTCTCAATTTAAGTCCTCTGATGTCCAGACCATCTATTGATTAAACTTATTTTTTCGAAACATATGGTAAATGGTTATTCCTTCTGCCTGGAATTCTTCAAGGGTTTCATATCCAAATTTTTCATAAAGAATCTGATTTTTCTTATCACCGGTAAATAAATAGATGCCTGTGATTTTTGAATTATTTTCTGCAACTTCATTTACTTTATTTAGGAGCATGGTTCCTATTCCCTGACCCTGATGTTCCGGGCTAACACCTATGGCCTCTAAGGTGTAGTATGGTTTTTTTATAGATGATGGTGGTTTTATGTACTTTGAAATTCTAATTACCCTTTTTAAATTAAGTATGGAAATCATGGGCATTATCAAAGTTAATATGTCCGGGAAATAGGATTTAAGTTTATCTAAGAAGGTTATTCCACCACCCTTTTTTATAACTGCCGCTCCCACTATCTGCTGATCCATTAATGCCCCAAAAAGGAAGTAATCTTTTTTATAAAACTCCTTTATCTTTAATAAATTAAAGCGATAAAGAGTTTCCAGGGCATGGTGTTTATTGAGATTGAAAATGAAGCTGGTTATGGCCTCGGATGTAAATGAAATGGTGA
This genomic interval carries:
- a CDS encoding GNAT family N-acetyltransferase is translated as MKSRDKPTIINADETLKEEVTKIVTISFTSEAITSFIFNLNKHHALETLYRFNLLKIKEFYKKDYFLFGALMDQQIVGAAVIKKGGGITFLDKLKSYFPDILTLIMPMISILNLKRVIRISKYIKPPSSIKKPYYTLEAIGVSPEHQGQGIGTMLLNKVNEVAENNSKITGIYLFTGDKKNQILYEKFGYETLEEFQAEGITIYHMFRKNKFNQ